One window from the genome of Pyrobaculum ferrireducens encodes:
- a CDS encoding DNA repair exonuclease: MKILHISDAHLGRAQYGLPEREEDYYNAFREALARGRSADAVLVTGDLFDTRRPPTRAVLRFVEAVEGVGVPIYLIGGNHDFSYVRYRAEAEGCAGGHCHVDTVLKLLDRLRLGRLLCWDSADLGGVWIFGACATPREYASEYRRLLQKAPPGAVLAIHQAIEGVRARYPAEEDDFTMPQSVFQGLSHLHIAAGHIHDHFARHSLGAVWAGSLEMWDVGEFETWDYAGGFEKSQERAPKGAVLIDVSGRAVSLRAVPLPGSRPLYRVRLHVRDAGELQRAVEEAARLFDKPGAVVRVEVWGTLEEGVKTRQLAAYFTKALHVDVADRTSAPQRAVALRGSAMEELWRLLRERLGEGAEVVVKAMEYLREGEREAAYRLVLKALYD, translated from the coding sequence ATGAAGATTCTACACATCTCCGACGCCCACCTTGGGAGGGCGCAGTACGGCCTCCCGGAGCGGGAGGAGGATTACTACAACGCCTTCCGTGAGGCCTTGGCGAGGGGGAGGTCGGCAGACGCCGTGTTGGTGACGGGGGATCTTTTCGACACGAGGAGGCCCCCGACGAGGGCGGTGCTCCGCTTCGTGGAGGCGGTGGAGGGCGTCGGGGTGCCCATATACCTCATCGGGGGGAACCACGACTTCAGCTACGTGCGGTATAGGGCTGAGGCGGAGGGGTGCGCCGGGGGGCACTGCCACGTGGATACCGTGTTGAAGTTGCTCGACAGGCTGAGGCTGGGGAGGCTGTTGTGCTGGGACTCAGCAGATCTAGGCGGCGTGTGGATATTCGGCGCCTGCGCCACTCCCCGGGAGTACGCCAGCGAGTACAGGAGGCTGTTGCAGAAGGCCCCGCCCGGCGCCGTCTTAGCCATCCACCAAGCCATCGAGGGGGTAAGGGCGAGGTACCCAGCCGAGGAGGACGACTTCACAATGCCCCAGTCGGTTTTCCAGGGGCTCTCCCACCTCCACATCGCCGCCGGACACATCCACGACCACTTCGCTAGGCACTCCCTGGGCGCCGTCTGGGCGGGGTCGCTGGAGATGTGGGACGTGGGGGAGTTCGAGACGTGGGACTACGCCGGCGGGTTTGAGAAGAGCCAGGAGAGAGCGCCCAAGGGCGCGGTTCTGATTGACGTGTCGGGGAGGGCGGTGTCGCTAAGGGCAGTACCGCTACCGGGGAGCAGGCCGCTTTACCGGGTGAGGCTCCACGTAAGGGACGCCGGCGAGTTGCAGAGGGCTGTGGAGGAGGCGGCCCGGCTTTTCGACAAGCCAGGTGCAGTGGTTAGGGTGGAGGTGTGGGGCACCTTGGAGGAAGGCGTGAAGACTAGGCAACTGGCGGCTTACTTCACCAAGGCGTTGCATGTAGACGTGGCGGACCGCACCTCCGCGCCGCAGAGGGCGGTGGCTCTCCGGGGCTCGGCCATGGAGGAGTTGTGGCGGTTGTTGCGGGAGAGGCTGGGGGAGGGCGCCGAGGTGGTGGTTAAGGCTATGGAGTATCTGAGGGAGGGGGAGCGGGAGGCGGCCTATAGACTCGTCCTCAAGGCGCTGTATGATTAG
- a CDS encoding DNA double-strand break repair nuclease NurA, with the protein MFIASARGRLREYLLKRSSEEYPIDALADKILYRAVGGEASEARTAGVDGGIGVVRLANGHQVILARAAAVGPDFIEREFVADVASVDSSSLPWAYLVIAESLAGVRALERHGVDVLLMDGSLYAKVVRLVHNLILAREFQNLYYVPELATALYTLARLLRTARERGARLVFVSKDHSYKLLKEHVIFEKLSERWSDYVFQRGLQWYSVLWIRRFRKELLDKYKMARSYDYEGARLLALLITPSVTDSELLARVLPEGHYTVPMLVGGCDAYMNYKGLSTVEKLVKAAEDRLEDSLIFRLKDQFSQNVVEYVREALEEVPKIYFFYVRLGRDDAPLLVEVPADGTKMFDGASVKAFYPPARVEYVVGLLARQYRDPLHYNTWLWYAHSVASFKGSQLSEYAVYIKNMAEELGMARRVKMAWGL; encoded by the coding sequence ATGTTTATAGCGTCGGCTAGGGGGAGGCTACGCGAGTATTTGCTAAAACGCTCTAGTGAGGAGTACCCCATCGACGCGTTGGCCGATAAGATCTTGTACAGAGCGGTTGGCGGGGAGGCCTCGGAGGCGCGCACCGCCGGGGTGGACGGGGGGATAGGAGTGGTGAGGCTCGCCAACGGACATCAGGTAATCCTCGCCAGAGCCGCCGCTGTTGGGCCGGATTTCATCGAGAGGGAGTTCGTGGCCGACGTGGCCTCTGTGGACTCCAGCTCCCTGCCCTGGGCCTATCTGGTAATCGCCGAGTCGCTGGCTGGGGTACGGGCTTTGGAGAGGCACGGCGTCGACGTCCTGCTTATGGACGGCTCGCTTTACGCCAAAGTGGTGAGGCTTGTACACAACCTAATCCTGGCCAGGGAGTTCCAGAACTTGTACTACGTGCCGGAGCTGGCCACGGCGCTGTACACCCTGGCGCGTCTTTTGAGGACGGCGCGGGAGAGGGGGGCGAGGCTTGTGTTCGTGTCTAAGGACCACAGCTACAAGCTTCTGAAGGAACACGTCATTTTTGAAAAGCTGAGCGAGCGGTGGAGCGACTACGTGTTTCAGAGGGGTCTTCAGTGGTATTCCGTCCTCTGGATCCGGCGGTTTAGGAAAGAGCTTCTCGACAAGTACAAGATGGCGAGGTCCTACGACTACGAAGGCGCCAGGTTGCTGGCCCTCTTAATCACGCCCTCTGTCACAGATTCGGAGCTACTCGCCCGGGTGTTGCCAGAGGGGCACTACACAGTCCCCATGCTGGTGGGGGGTTGCGACGCGTATATGAACTACAAGGGGCTCTCCACAGTGGAGAAGTTGGTGAAGGCGGCTGAGGATAGGCTTGAGGATTCCCTCATCTTCCGGCTGAAGGATCAGTTTAGCCAAAACGTGGTGGAGTACGTAAGGGAGGCCCTCGAGGAGGTGCCCAAGATCTACTTCTTCTACGTGAGGCTGGGGAGGGACGACGCCCCCCTCTTGGTGGAGGTGCCGGCGGATGGAACTAAGATGTTCGACGGGGCCTCTGTAAAGGCCTTCTACCCACCTGCGAGGGTGGAGTACGTGGTTGGCCTCTTGGCGAGGCAATACAGAGACCCGCTTCACTACAACACGTGGCTGTGGTATGCCCACTCCGTGGCGTCTTTCAAGGGGAGCCAGCTGTCCGAGTACGCGGTGTACATCAAGAACATGGCTGAGGAGCTGGGGATGGCTAGGAGGGTTAAGATGGCCTGGGGGTTATGA
- a CDS encoding AAA family ATPase — protein MEDLLQRIVQVRKVLDGLFFKFSDEVTASLTAVLTRENFILIGPPGTAKTMLVASTSKLLKARWFYRLLTKFTEIEEVIGPIDVVELLKGNVKRIYTNSIVEADFALLDEIFNASSAILNTMLTILNERVIYDGGSIIPVKTWTVFGATNRIPDEEELQALYDRFPLRVFTKYANPEETEDLIKAGLRLRREYENLAPIMSMDEVKKLNEYIQSYVYENMNTIVKHISPIVASYLDHVVISNRTRVKVPLYVVSYLTVLGLRPPDIDAAVVRAGTLKVLKYLVKDREDLSEYESFLATHMPGNLSVLYDMVNEIKALISNNALSIAKEKLKEAYELFEKSVADPVTYRFFQVEIEEIKSTLEMLKSQV, from the coding sequence GTGGAGGATTTGCTACAGAGAATTGTACAAGTCCGGAAAGTCTTAGACGGCCTCTTCTTTAAATTCAGCGATGAGGTTACCGCCAGCCTCACCGCCGTCCTCACCAGGGAGAACTTCATCCTCATAGGTCCCCCCGGCACCGCCAAGACGATGCTCGTCGCCTCCACATCGAAGTTGCTCAAAGCCAGGTGGTTCTACAGGTTGCTCACCAAATTCACGGAGATTGAGGAGGTTATCGGCCCCATAGACGTCGTCGAGCTCCTAAAGGGCAACGTCAAGAGGATATACACCAATTCCATCGTCGAGGCCGACTTCGCCTTACTCGACGAAATATTCAACGCCTCCAGCGCCATACTCAACACCATGCTCACAATACTAAACGAAAGAGTGATATACGACGGCGGGAGTATAATACCAGTCAAGACCTGGACGGTCTTCGGCGCCACCAACAGGATACCAGACGAAGAGGAGCTACAAGCCCTCTACGACAGATTTCCCCTCCGCGTCTTCACTAAATACGCCAACCCGGAGGAGACCGAGGACCTAATCAAAGCCGGGCTTAGGCTGAGGAGGGAGTACGAAAACCTAGCCCCCATCATGTCCATGGACGAGGTCAAGAAGCTAAACGAATACATCCAGAGCTACGTCTACGAAAACATGAACACCATTGTGAAGCACATATCCCCCATAGTCGCCTCCTACCTAGATCACGTCGTCATATCAAACCGCACCCGCGTCAAGGTGCCCCTATACGTCGTCTCCTACCTCACCGTGCTGGGGCTAAGGCCCCCAGACATAGACGCCGCAGTGGTGAGGGCGGGCACGCTAAAGGTGTTGAAGTACCTGGTAAAAGACCGGGAAGACCTCTCCGAGTACGAGTCCTTCCTAGCCACCCACATGCCGGGCAACCTCTCGGTGCTTTACGACATGGTCAACGAAATAAAGGCCCTAATATCCAACAACGCCCTGTCCATAGCTAAGGAGAAGCTCAAAGAAGCCTATGAACTCTTCGAGAAGTCGGTGGCGGACCCGGTGACCTACCGCTTCTTCCAGGTGGAGATAGAGGAGATTAAATCCACCCTCGAGATGCTGAAGAGCCAGGTCTAA
- a CDS encoding helicase HerA domain-containing protein, which produces MRIGYVVATATPFEFVATLDPEKPISLYDYVVVDHVEYDPGRGEHVSARLLGQIVKLYRDPYSAKRDLPLYSVIRDVSENILEVQIAVVKVLGYAEGGELRQPKQPPRIGASVYLAEDADVEELFRVENGLCVGRLASRDVEICLDLNGVKRHIAVIAATGSGKTWFSVVLIEELLKKGAKIVVIDPHGEYVPIRDSIHRLGPYTARVVKVAEHHVGDLMYKIGVLDSDPEALANAAGVPPGAKKIRYAIYLAWSYAKKVKKAVGRPVGLAFLRRVLYTAMRGEGALNKLFQQYRLEGDFPMSDLKQLASKDRHAVFSALTYLKRLQRLGVFAPRSTPLAKMLGDITIVNLAGVNEEVQDYVVAHLVNRLFQARVRHVRGLRGVKLPWPVVLFVEEAHRFAPPKSLRKTRSYEALSRVASEGRKFGAYLVAITQRPSKVDPDIISQCQSQVIMRIVNPRDQEAVRESSELLAQEFLENLPGLDVGEAVVLGPLVRLPVVLKVRDRVLEYGGGDIDLAEAWRVDKTADVAQLWRRLYNSAPGPGVMLSAARLKVVQKLREGGRIKVKLLEGDREVEVVVEDGRPTCSVCGAGRPCHHVYKALEEVVEVL; this is translated from the coding sequence ATGAGAATCGGCTACGTGGTGGCGACGGCGACGCCCTTCGAGTTCGTGGCGACGCTTGACCCCGAGAAGCCCATCAGCCTGTACGACTACGTAGTGGTTGACCACGTGGAGTACGATCCGGGGAGGGGGGAGCACGTCTCGGCGCGGCTTCTGGGGCAGATAGTCAAGCTGTACCGGGACCCCTACTCAGCCAAGAGGGACCTCCCCCTGTACAGCGTGATTAGAGACGTGTCTGAGAATATCCTGGAGGTGCAGATAGCCGTGGTGAAGGTGCTGGGCTACGCAGAGGGGGGCGAGCTGAGGCAGCCGAAGCAACCCCCCAGGATAGGCGCCTCCGTCTACCTCGCCGAGGACGCCGACGTGGAGGAGTTGTTCAGAGTCGAGAACGGCCTCTGCGTGGGCAGGCTCGCCAGCCGGGACGTGGAGATCTGTCTAGACCTCAACGGAGTTAAGAGACACATAGCGGTCATAGCGGCGACTGGTAGCGGGAAGACTTGGTTCTCCGTGGTCCTCATAGAGGAGTTGTTGAAGAAAGGCGCCAAGATCGTGGTTATCGACCCCCACGGCGAGTACGTCCCAATTAGAGACAGCATCCACCGCCTCGGCCCCTACACGGCGAGGGTGGTGAAGGTGGCGGAGCACCACGTAGGGGACTTGATGTACAAAATCGGCGTCCTAGACAGCGATCCAGAGGCTTTGGCAAACGCCGCGGGGGTGCCCCCCGGCGCTAAGAAGATTAGATACGCCATATACCTCGCCTGGTCCTACGCCAAGAAGGTCAAGAAGGCCGTCGGCAGGCCCGTGGGCCTCGCCTTCCTTAGGCGGGTCCTATACACGGCGATGAGGGGGGAGGGCGCGCTTAACAAACTGTTCCAGCAGTACAGGTTGGAGGGGGACTTCCCCATGTCCGACCTCAAGCAGTTAGCCTCTAAAGACCGCCACGCGGTGTTCAGCGCGTTGACTTATTTAAAGAGGCTCCAGAGGCTGGGGGTCTTCGCCCCCCGCTCCACTCCCCTCGCCAAGATGCTGGGGGACATCACCATCGTCAACCTGGCGGGGGTCAACGAGGAGGTGCAGGACTACGTCGTGGCGCATCTCGTCAACAGGCTGTTCCAGGCGAGGGTGAGGCACGTGAGGGGGCTGAGGGGGGTGAAGTTGCCGTGGCCCGTGGTGCTCTTCGTAGAGGAGGCTCACCGCTTCGCCCCGCCTAAGTCTCTGCGGAAGACTAGGTCTTACGAGGCCCTGTCCCGGGTGGCGTCTGAAGGCCGGAAGTTCGGGGCCTACCTAGTCGCCATCACCCAGAGGCCGAGCAAGGTGGACCCCGACATAATTAGCCAGTGCCAGAGCCAGGTGATTATGCGCATCGTCAACCCAAGAGACCAGGAGGCCGTTAGGGAGAGCAGCGAGTTGCTCGCCCAGGAGTTTCTGGAGAACCTCCCGGGGCTCGACGTGGGGGAGGCTGTAGTGCTGGGGCCCCTGGTGAGGCTCCCCGTTGTGCTGAAGGTGAGAGACAGAGTGCTGGAGTACGGCGGTGGGGACATAGACCTGGCGGAGGCGTGGCGGGTGGATAAAACCGCCGACGTGGCGCAGCTCTGGCGGAGGCTGTACAACTCGGCGCCGGGCCCCGGCGTAATGCTCTCCGCGGCGAGGCTCAAGGTGGTGCAGAAGCTGAGGGAGGGAGGCCGCATAAAGGTGAAGCTACTGGAGGGGGATAGGGAGGTGGAGGTGGTGGTGGAGGACGGGAGGCCCACGTGTAGCGTCTGCGGCGCGGGGAGGCCCTGCCACCACGTCTACAAGGCGCTGGAGGAGGTGGTGGAGGTTTTATGA